In Deltaproteobacteria bacterium, a genomic segment contains:
- the fliN gene encoding flagellar motor switch protein FliN produces the protein MADEGQVVAQAAGEVENGNLELILDVPLGVSVELGRVRMPVRQLLSLTAGSVIELAKLAGEPLDVLINGRAVARGEAVMVNDKFGVRLTEIVSQSERVERMR, from the coding sequence ATGGCGGACGAAGGACAGGTGGTGGCGCAGGCGGCGGGGGAGGTCGAGAACGGCAATCTCGAGCTCATCCTCGACGTGCCGCTCGGGGTGAGCGTCGAGCTCGGCCGCGTGCGGATGCCGGTGCGGCAGCTGCTGTCGCTGACGGCCGGGTCGGTGATCGAGCTCGCGAAGCTCGCCGGCGAGCCGCTCGACGTGCTCATCAACGGCCGGGCGGTCGCGCGCGGCGAGGCCGTCATGGTGAACGACAAGTTCGGCGTCCGCCTCACCGAGATCGTGAGCCAGAGCGAGCGGGTCGAGCGGATGCGATGA
- a CDS encoding flagellar biosynthetic protein FliO codes for MSPLTPSGSPEIAWPVIAAVLLLTAAATLVHWWLKGRGLLPTAANPIRVVAMRSLGGKKAVAVVEVEAQRFLLGLTDDAVSLLSQLPGEAKAPASGTVVALPAGARR; via the coding sequence ATGAGTCCCCTCACGCCATCGGGATCGCCCGAGATCGCCTGGCCCGTGATCGCCGCCGTCCTCCTGCTGACGGCCGCGGCGACGCTCGTACACTGGTGGCTCAAGGGCCGCGGCCTCCTGCCGACCGCCGCGAACCCGATCCGCGTCGTCGCCATGCGCTCGCTCGGCGGCAAGAAGGCGGTCGCGGTGGTGGAGGTGGAAGCGCAACGCTTCCTCTTGGGCCTGACGGACGACGCAGTTTCGCTGCTGAGCCAATTGCCGGGCGAAGCGAAGGCGCCCGCGAGCGGTACGGTCGTCGCGCTTCCCGCCGGAGCCCGACGGTGA